A portion of the Candidatus Edwardsbacteria bacterium genome contains these proteins:
- a CDS encoding response regulator — MKKILVADDEANIRLLLEEVLGEEGYQVTTAATGREALRKILKEEFDLLIFDIKMPEMNGLEVVEKIRELKKNTPVIICSAYKHLQDDYVVGTSGITAYITKPVNLAELKEKVKAALECGNPADGI, encoded by the coding sequence ATGAAAAAGATCTTAGTGGCGGACGACGAGGCCAACATCCGGCTGCTGTTGGAGGAGGTGCTGGGCGAAGAGGGCTACCAGGTTACCACCGCAGCCACCGGCCGGGAGGCTCTCCGGAAAATATTAAAAGAAGAATTCGACCTGCTGATATTCGACATCAAGATGCCGGAGATGAACGGCCTGGAGGTGGTGGAGAAGATCCGGGAGCTTAAAAAGAACACGCCGGTGATAATCTGCTCGGCCTACAAACATCTGCAGGACGATTACGTGGTGGGCACCTCCGGTATCACCGCCTATATCACCAAGCCGGTGAATCTGGCCGAACTGAAGGAGAAGGTCAAGGCCGCCCTGGAATGCGGCAACCCGGCTGATGGAATTTAA
- a CDS encoding Ig-like domain-containing protein has product MSLTKTWQRVLLTVPLLFLMAAGSGATLLMEENFDYAVGQLTDNGGGANVSGGNWVDFSGTGNYVSVTAGSLSYTDYLSSGTGNKIAVVSATTSAEDVYRQFATQGASSTTHIGFLLNLANTTGLTANSSTTGDYFVSLLPSASITSYVGRITIRLGSAAGTYQLGIRATSSNTEAVWLTNNLTPGVTYLVVMAYQLNPDHCWLWINPTLSGSQPVADIEQAAAATVTDIGRVAIRQGYTAGPPALATPNADIDGFRVGTSWADISGTNPTGPNVLSTTPANGASGVLPQAMVSVTFDRPLNWTTMDTSSFMVNGKRQAYYPADSIRPAANSTTYTYYVRDSLLLADTVTVTLTTAIVDTAGENLAVPYVWQFQTFVPDTTPPLVLSTVPTDGQINVQVSSSVTVNFSEALLPSTVDTAAFFLTGRRAARYRIKTPVLSNGNTRVTIQPLDSFLLRDTVTVGILPSLTDSSGNALRDTSFSFSTRNNPNLTVFDIQYTTDPSGNSPYSGQNVTVSGVVTGVVRVGNSKGMYFIQDGTGPWNGVYCYDRDRFPEEGDSVKVSGTVIEYFGLTEISPVSGFQLLKKGTLVPDPVVLPTDSLSSNNPNAEAYEGVLVATNRVNVTSLPNSYYEWDVNDGSGPCIMDDFLDSLSHMGYTPVIGDSLIRVQGIFHSSFGWKIEHRFPRDIVQFKPVKMLSSLPAQGNINVPTQVGIRLNFDKPLDQATIIVANFSVNGSSSAAHDLSLSYNSADYSIRLIPTAAFSAGETVSVWISHSLRDTLGFYLDGNQNGTASNDSLDDISFSFVTLLNPTRIAEVQKPGSDGFTPLLVGQTVTVEGIVSGPDMYFTSSTASTASWYLDDGTGGVNVYGGTKGQFVLGRRAVVTGKVTEYNGVTEVASTAAQIALWDWADQPVSPRMMIYNQLLGETIEGQLASVEGTISSIPAYAGGGYNMEMRNGNAPIAVRIVEISGFDMSPMTYGAKVRVTGIVSQYDKEFPYNSGYQLVPRFAQDYFYNGVLYPPDIEVLFDSTAASASSQIVSVKPNPFSPEWGEVGIIEINAPDTDHLTLRIYDLKGRLVKTCLNNVPGGHQYYYWNGTDNSNRRTNIGMYIAHLRSVTAEGGISDKTKIIVLGTPLK; this is encoded by the coding sequence ATGTCCTTAACTAAGACCTGGCAAAGGGTGCTGCTGACCGTACCGCTGCTGTTTTTGATGGCCGCCGGATCGGGAGCCACTCTACTGATGGAGGAGAACTTCGATTACGCCGTCGGGCAGCTGACCGACAACGGAGGGGGGGCCAACGTCAGCGGCGGAAATTGGGTCGATTTCTCCGGGACCGGCAACTATGTTTCGGTAACCGCCGGCAGCCTCAGCTACACCGATTACCTGTCATCCGGAACCGGCAATAAGATCGCCGTCGTCAGCGCGACCACCTCGGCAGAGGATGTCTACCGCCAGTTCGCCACCCAGGGAGCCAGCAGCACCACTCATATCGGCTTCCTGCTGAATCTGGCCAACACCACCGGACTGACGGCCAACAGCAGCACCACCGGGGATTATTTTGTTTCCCTGCTGCCCAGCGCCTCCATTACCTCCTATGTCGGCCGGATCACCATCCGGCTGGGAAGCGCCGCCGGCACTTACCAGCTGGGCATCCGGGCCACCTCCAGCAACACCGAAGCTGTCTGGCTGACCAACAATCTTACCCCCGGAGTGACCTATTTGGTTGTCATGGCCTACCAACTGAATCCCGATCATTGCTGGCTGTGGATCAACCCGACATTAAGCGGCTCCCAGCCGGTGGCCGACATTGAGCAGGCCGCCGCCGCCACCGTGACCGACATCGGCCGGGTGGCTATCAGGCAGGGATATACCGCCGGCCCGCCGGCCCTGGCCACCCCCAATGCCGATATCGACGGATTCCGGGTGGGCACTTCATGGGCCGACATCTCCGGAACAAATCCTACCGGACCTAATGTCCTCAGCACCACACCGGCCAACGGGGCCTCCGGTGTTCTGCCGCAGGCCATGGTCTCGGTAACCTTCGATCGGCCCCTGAACTGGACTACTATGGACACCTCCAGCTTTATGGTAAACGGAAAACGGCAGGCCTACTATCCGGCCGATTCTATCCGGCCGGCGGCCAACAGCACCACCTACACCTATTATGTTCGGGACAGTCTGCTTTTGGCGGATACCGTTACCGTTACCCTGACTACCGCCATCGTCGACACGGCCGGGGAGAACCTGGCGGTCCCCTACGTTTGGCAGTTCCAGACCTTTGTGCCGGACACCACGCCGCCCCTGGTGCTTTCGACGGTGCCAACCGACGGTCAGATCAATGTTCAGGTCTCATCTTCGGTGACGGTCAATTTCAGCGAAGCGCTGCTGCCGTCAACGGTGGATACCGCGGCATTCTTCCTGACCGGGCGCCGCGCCGCCCGTTACCGGATAAAAACCCCGGTGTTATCCAACGGCAACACCAGGGTGACCATTCAGCCCCTGGACAGTTTTTTGCTGCGGGACACGGTGACGGTCGGCATTCTGCCGTCCCTGACCGATTCCTCCGGCAATGCCCTCAGGGACACCTCATTTTCCTTCAGCACCCGGAACAACCCCAACCTGACTGTTTTCGATATCCAGTACACCACCGACCCCTCGGGCAATTCGCCCTACAGCGGACAGAATGTCACCGTCAGCGGAGTGGTCACCGGAGTGGTGCGGGTGGGCAACAGCAAGGGCATGTACTTTATCCAGGACGGCACCGGCCCCTGGAACGGGGTCTACTGTTACGACCGCGACCGTTTCCCCGAGGAGGGAGATTCGGTGAAGGTCAGCGGAACGGTCATCGAATATTTTGGGCTGACCGAGATCTCCCCGGTCAGCGGCTTCCAGCTGCTCAAGAAAGGCACCCTGGTGCCGGATCCGGTGGTCCTGCCCACCGACAGCTTATCCAGCAACAATCCCAATGCCGAAGCCTACGAGGGGGTGCTGGTGGCCACCAACCGGGTGAATGTGACCAGTCTGCCCAACAGCTATTATGAATGGGATGTTAACGACGGCAGCGGCCCCTGCATCATGGACGACTTTCTTGATTCGCTTTCGCACATGGGCTATACCCCGGTCATCGGCGACAGTCTGATACGGGTCCAGGGCATTTTCCATTCGTCATTCGGCTGGAAGATCGAGCATCGCTTCCCCCGGGACATAGTCCAGTTCAAACCGGTAAAGATGCTTTCCTCGCTGCCGGCCCAAGGCAACATCAATGTTCCCACTCAGGTGGGCATCCGGCTGAATTTTGACAAACCACTGGATCAGGCCACCATAATTGTCGCAAATTTTTCGGTTAACGGCAGCAGTTCAGCGGCCCATGATCTCTCCCTAAGTTACAACAGCGCTGATTACTCGATCAGGCTAATCCCCACGGCCGCCTTCTCCGCGGGAGAGACTGTATCGGTCTGGATATCGCATTCCCTGCGCGACACTCTGGGTTTCTATCTGGACGGCAACCAGAACGGGACGGCCTCCAATGACAGCCTGGACGATATTAGCTTCAGCTTTGTCACTCTTCTTAATCCCACCAGGATTGCCGAGGTGCAAAAGCCGGGCTCTGATGGGTTCACCCCGCTGTTGGTGGGGCAGACGGTGACAGTGGAGGGGATAGTCAGCGGTCCGGACATGTATTTTACCAGCTCCACCGCCAGCACTGCCAGCTGGTATCTGGACGACGGCACCGGAGGAGTAAATGTTTACGGCGGCACCAAGGGCCAGTTCGTGCTGGGCCGCCGGGCGGTGGTGACAGGAAAGGTAACTGAATACAACGGGGTCACCGAGGTGGCCAGCACGGCAGCCCAGATCGCCCTGTGGGACTGGGCCGACCAGCCGGTCAGCCCCAGAATGATGATCTACAACCAACTGCTGGGCGAAACCATCGAGGGCCAATTGGCCTCGGTGGAGGGGACCATCAGCAGTATTCCGGCCTATGCCGGCGGCGGATACAACATGGAGATGCGAAACGGAAACGCCCCTATCGCGGTCAGGATAGTCGAGATCAGCGGATTTGACATGAGTCCGATGACCTACGGCGCCAAGGTCAGGGTCACTGGGATAGTCTCGCAATACGACAAGGAGTTCCCTTATAACAGCGGCTACCAGCTGGTTCCCAGGTTCGCCCAGGATTATTTTTACAACGGGGTGCTGTATCCGCCCGATATCGAGGTCTTGTTTGATTCCACCGCTGCTTCGGCTTCCTCCCAGATCGTTTCGGTTAAGCCAAATCCATTCTCACCGGAATGGGGCGAGGTGGGCATTATAGAGATCAACGCTCCGGATACCGATCATCTGACCCTGCGGATATACGATCTGAAGGGACGGCTGGTAAAGACCTGCCTGAACAATGTGCCTGGCGGGCATCAATACTATTACTGGAATGGAACCGATAATTCCAACCGCCGGACCAATATCGGAATGTATATCGCCCACCTGAGAAGCGTCACCGCCGAAGGGGGCATCTCCGATAAAACCAAGATAATCGTGCTGGGCACGCCATTGAAATGA
- a CDS encoding ABC transporter substrate-binding protein → MKKYIIPILLLILALGGCQSQSHDQVVLWHVMGGPLGKTLDSMVADFTRANPGKKIDPISMGSYTALSQKLMASVAAGNEPLLAQSYEAWTSQLLEKDAVKPFGDYIAEMGDTSYLSDFFPVMLAECSRNGKLTSMPFNKSVPVYYYNKDLFAKAGLDPEKFPATWDQFIAAAKKLTLDTNNDGTPEQWGTAFPTGAAWMFQCLVLQNGGEIFSPDGKKVVFDSPEGIEALQYLVDLIYKHKVAFLTTGFEHQNDFLSGRVAMIQSSSASLAYMALQNIPFNMGIAPLPMKKRRAVVLSGTNIIMFRKPQEELMARGWELVRWMMEPKNTARWSAETSYLPVRRSALNEKSLKEKFARYPGLESAYQQLNYAHPEPNEVVWNIGRSIMDEDGLQPALKGFKTPAEALHKATKKINQQQGVEGGTPWVMLIVLVVILALSSLGLVWKLRKPRMPVG, encoded by the coding sequence ATGAAAAAATATATAATCCCGATATTGCTGCTGATCCTGGCGCTGGGAGGTTGCCAATCGCAATCACATGACCAAGTGGTGTTGTGGCATGTGATGGGAGGGCCTCTGGGCAAAACGTTGGACTCGATGGTGGCCGATTTCACCCGGGCCAATCCCGGAAAGAAGATTGATCCCATCAGCATGGGCAGTTATACGGCTCTGTCCCAGAAGCTGATGGCCTCGGTGGCGGCCGGCAACGAGCCCCTGCTGGCCCAGTCGTACGAGGCCTGGACCAGCCAGTTGCTGGAGAAGGATGCGGTAAAGCCTTTCGGCGATTACATTGCCGAAATGGGAGATACCAGTTATCTGTCGGATTTCTTCCCGGTGATGCTGGCCGAATGCTCCCGGAACGGAAAACTTACCAGTATGCCGTTCAACAAAAGCGTTCCGGTGTATTATTACAACAAGGATCTGTTTGCCAAAGCCGGACTGGATCCGGAGAAATTTCCGGCCACCTGGGACCAATTCATAGCAGCCGCCAAAAAGCTCACCCTGGATACCAACAATGACGGCACCCCGGAACAGTGGGGCACTGCTTTCCCAACCGGTGCGGCCTGGATGTTCCAGTGTCTGGTGCTGCAGAACGGCGGGGAGATATTCTCTCCGGATGGGAAAAAAGTAGTGTTCGACAGCCCGGAGGGGATCGAGGCCCTGCAATATTTGGTGGACCTGATCTACAAACATAAAGTGGCCTTTCTAACCACCGGGTTTGAACACCAAAACGACTTCCTGTCAGGGCGAGTGGCCATGATTCAAAGCTCTTCGGCCTCTTTGGCTTATATGGCATTGCAGAATATTCCCTTTAATATGGGAATAGCACCCTTGCCGATGAAAAAGAGGCGGGCAGTAGTGCTGTCAGGCACCAATATAATCATGTTTCGTAAGCCCCAAGAGGAGTTGATGGCCCGCGGTTGGGAACTGGTCCGGTGGATGATGGAGCCAAAAAATACCGCCCGCTGGTCGGCCGAGACCAGCTACCTGCCGGTCAGAAGATCCGCCCTGAATGAGAAAAGTTTAAAAGAGAAATTTGCCAGATACCCCGGATTAGAGAGCGCCTACCAGCAATTGAACTATGCCCACCCCGAGCCCAACGAGGTGGTCTGGAACATCGGCCGCTCCATAATGGATGAGGATGGATTACAGCCGGCTCTGAAAGGATTCAAAACTCCGGCCGAGGCTCTGCACAAGGCTACCAAAAAGATAAACCAGCAGCAGGGAGTGGAGGGCGGCACCCCTTGGGTGATGCTGATCGTGCTGGTCGTCATTTTGGCATTATCATCGCTGGGTTTGGTTTGGAAATTACGCAAGCCCCGGATGCCAGTAGGATAG
- a CDS encoding response regulator, whose amino-acid sequence MEAMKKILVADDDNNVLFLITELLTRQNYQVFQAVNGDQALREAGSLHPDLMVLDIMMPGIDGIEVCRRIKASPDTRDIRVIMLTAKTSGRDIEAGMAAGADYYLTKPFRINELTEKIKELIG is encoded by the coding sequence ATGGAGGCAATGAAAAAAATACTGGTGGCCGATGACGACAACAACGTCCTGTTCCTGATCACGGAACTGCTGACCCGCCAGAACTATCAGGTTTTTCAGGCAGTCAACGGCGACCAGGCCCTCCGGGAGGCCGGGTCGCTGCATCCCGATTTGATGGTGCTGGATATAATGATGCCGGGGATAGATGGCATAGAGGTCTGCCGCCGGATCAAAGCCTCGCCGGACACCAGGGACATCAGGGTCATAATGCTGACCGCCAAGACCAGCGGCCGGGACATCGAAGCCGGAATGGCGGCCGGCGCCGACTATTACCTTACCAAGCCGTTCCGGATAAACGAACTGACTGAAAAGATAAAGGAGCTTATCGGTTAA
- a CDS encoding carbohydrate ABC transporter permease, with translation MIFPFVWMILTSLKTQPESLLIPPRIFPARLQLVNYLEVWRQIPLLRYFLNTIIMTVLTLAGVLATSTLAAFSFSFKNFKGRDLTFLAMLGMMMIPQPVYLVPAYVILAKLRWLDTFYALIVPWTVNIFSIFLVRQHFKSVPWSLYEASKMDGANDLKFIWHILLPISKPVLVTISLFSIIGSWNSFLWPLIVTNSESMRPLQVGLAYFSQEQGSMWPLLMAASTMIILPLVIFYIFAQKQINQSFVSSGLKE, from the coding sequence ATGATCTTCCCGTTCGTCTGGATGATCCTGACCTCGCTCAAGACCCAGCCGGAATCCCTGCTGATACCACCGCGGATATTCCCGGCCCGGCTCCAACTGGTGAATTACCTGGAGGTCTGGCGCCAGATACCGCTGTTGAGGTATTTCCTGAACACCATCATCATGACGGTGCTGACCCTGGCCGGGGTGCTGGCCACATCCACCCTGGCGGCCTTCTCCTTCTCATTCAAGAATTTCAAGGGGCGGGACCTGACCTTTCTGGCCATGCTGGGGATGATGATGATCCCCCAGCCGGTGTACCTGGTGCCGGCCTACGTGATCCTGGCCAAGCTGAGATGGCTGGACACTTTTTATGCCCTGATCGTCCCCTGGACGGTGAACATCTTCTCCATCTTTCTGGTGCGGCAGCATTTCAAGAGCGTGCCCTGGAGCCTCTACGAAGCCTCCAAGATGGACGGGGCCAACGATCTTAAATTCATCTGGCATATCCTGTTGCCGATCTCCAAGCCGGTGCTGGTGACCATCAGCCTGTTCTCCATCATCGGCAGTTGGAACAGCTTTTTATGGCCGCTGATCGTGACCAACAGCGAAAGCATGCGCCCACTTCAGGTGGGGCTGGCCTATTTCTCCCAGGAGCAGGGATCCATGTGGCCCCTGCTGATGGCCGCCTCCACCATGATAATCCTGCCGTTGGTGATCTTCTATATATTTGCCCAGAAACAGATCAACCAGAGCTTCGTCTCCAGCGGGCTGAAGGAATAG
- a CDS encoding lamin tail domain-containing protein, which translates to MKKTVFALILVLAAASVNAQILINEVQYDPTSGGTDSLCEWIELYNPTGDDVDLTGWVLCDNGDSIGETFPSVVIAAGEYIAFVCNVDSFLTYFPSATNYYAWTSGSFGDTRSGSTGYGLGNSADILVMVNSIGTVIDEVNWGTVSTSWPTWIKYGAYGWSPGVSDAPAGHSIGRSPNGFDSDQVTDWADMATPTPGATNGGAVVYTPHTIYEIQNGGALTDSNIITVGIVTSAKWVEFTGFAMADAAGAWHGITVSSNTPVNRGDSVSVSGTVQEYNDRTQISASLVTVLGTGTVPAVTDVQLSDVKTGAANAESFEGVLVRVPKALSTDTTWMSPTFGEWAVCRGIDTLMIDNSSNSNGIYYAKPVFGVDSVTVTGILNYTYSNFKIMPRDSADVINHGPTGVTGQPLPGKAVFSLLPCSPNPASRDARFSFSLANQSKVDLSVFNVLGQKVATVYSGQMSAGQHSISWNLKGQRGEALPNGVYFYNLTDGSRSSTRRMLILK; encoded by the coding sequence ATGAAAAAAACAGTGTTTGCTTTGATTCTGGTGCTGGCGGCAGCCTCGGTCAACGCCCAGATCCTGATCAACGAAGTGCAGTATGACCCTACTTCTGGGGGAACTGATAGTTTGTGCGAATGGATAGAGCTGTACAACCCCACCGGCGATGATGTTGACCTGACGGGTTGGGTGCTGTGTGACAACGGTGATAGCATTGGCGAAACTTTTCCATCAGTAGTTATCGCCGCTGGTGAATATATTGCCTTTGTCTGCAATGTGGACAGTTTTCTAACTTACTTCCCATCAGCAACAAATTATTATGCCTGGACCTCCGGTAGTTTTGGCGACACCCGTTCGGGCAGTACTGGCTACGGCCTGGGCAATAGTGCCGATATCCTGGTAATGGTAAACTCAATCGGAACAGTAATTGATGAAGTAAATTGGGGGACGGTGTCAACATCATGGCCGACATGGATAAAATACGGCGCTTACGGCTGGAGTCCGGGAGTTAGCGATGCACCTGCCGGCCATTCCATTGGGAGGTCCCCCAACGGATTCGACAGTGACCAGGTTACTGACTGGGCCGATATGGCCACACCCACCCCGGGTGCCACCAACGGCGGGGCGGTGGTTTACACCCCGCACACCATTTATGAAATTCAGAACGGCGGGGCTCTGACCGATTCTAATATTATCACCGTCGGTATTGTCACCTCCGCCAAATGGGTTGAATTCACCGGATTCGCCATGGCCGATGCGGCCGGCGCCTGGCATGGCATCACCGTCAGTTCGAACACCCCCGTCAACCGGGGGGATTCGGTTTCGGTCAGCGGCACAGTCCAGGAATACAACGACCGCACTCAGATCAGCGCCTCGCTGGTGACCGTTCTGGGCACAGGCACCGTCCCGGCAGTCACCGATGTTCAGCTGTCCGATGTCAAGACCGGGGCAGCCAATGCTGAATCCTTTGAGGGTGTATTGGTCAGGGTTCCCAAGGCCCTGAGCACCGATACCACCTGGATGAGTCCGACCTTCGGCGAATGGGCGGTCTGCCGGGGAATCGATACCCTTATGATTGACAATTCCAGCAATAGCAACGGAATCTATTATGCTAAGCCCGTCTTCGGAGTCGACAGCGTGACAGTGACCGGCATTCTAAACTATACATACTCTAATTTCAAAATAATGCCGCGGGATTCGGCCGATGTGATCAACCATGGTCCGACCGGGGTGACCGGACAGCCGCTGCCCGGCAAGGCTGTTTTCAGCCTGCTGCCCTGCTCGCCTAACCCGGCCAGCCGCGATGCCCGGTTCTCTTTCAGTCTGGCCAATCAGAGCAAGGTTGACCTGTCGGTGTTCAACGTGCTGGGCCAGAAGGTGGCCACCGTCTACAGCGGACAGATGTCGGCCGGACAGCACAGCATCAGCTGGAACCTGAAAGGGCAAAGGGGCGAAGCGCTTCCCAACGGGGTTTATTTCTACAATCTGACTGACGGAAGCCGCAGTTCCACCCGCAGAATGCTCATTCTAAAATAA
- a CDS encoding PAS domain S-box protein — protein MKNIFKNALSRIKPAKIKKRVQYMDHKTTILIMRWLIVLLVILLAGFSEGGLNFGSKNYLLAIFFFVSNMILTFVPARLFEKQWLNYVIFLSDICFVSASVYFAEGINTDFYLIYFLSIFMSSVGQNVKSTIPVAFVASVFYGWLVYHNSGPEVFSTPSFWIRLPFFFLVALFSSYWASQAAVERKKKEEEERVNQRLKREIELATDEILKSNESLKYYKEYNDNIMASVNSGVIVVDVGGVVTTFNKGASDIFHIVSHAVIGKKLNEHPRFKPINDLLIRTMETGENVHRNEIGVTSFSDKEVAVGISTSLLHSQTARTNGAIAIFSDLTKTKSLEERVKHSEKLAVLGEMAAVMAHEIRNPLNSIAGFSQLLQSRVGEADKNRKYVDIIVHEAFRVDTLISDILDFAHQKKTIWSELRLDLLIDKVIDAKKARAAEKNIQLAKNIPASLSAIHGDAVRLERVILNLTNNAIEAINDGGRIEIAAIEKTGSEGQGVELTVSDNGCGIPPENLDSIFKPFFTTKQAGTGLGMAIIQKIIEEHQGHINVESEIGRGTKFTLFLPLNKQLDTAEATPK, from the coding sequence ATGAAAAACATTTTCAAAAATGCATTAAGCCGGATAAAACCGGCCAAGATCAAGAAACGGGTCCAGTACATGGATCACAAGACCACCATCCTGATAATGCGCTGGCTGATAGTCCTGCTGGTGATCCTGCTGGCCGGGTTCAGCGAGGGAGGCTTGAATTTCGGCAGCAAGAATTACCTGCTGGCCATATTCTTCTTCGTGTCAAACATGATCCTGACCTTTGTTCCGGCCCGGCTGTTCGAGAAGCAGTGGCTCAATTACGTGATATTCCTCTCCGATATATGCTTCGTCTCGGCCTCGGTCTATTTTGCCGAGGGCATCAACACCGATTTCTACCTGATCTATTTCTTAAGCATCTTCATGTCCAGCGTGGGACAGAACGTAAAGAGCACCATTCCGGTGGCTTTCGTGGCCTCAGTCTTTTACGGCTGGTTGGTGTACCACAACTCCGGGCCGGAGGTGTTCTCCACCCCGTCGTTCTGGATCCGCCTGCCGTTCTTCTTTCTGGTGGCCCTGTTCAGCAGTTATTGGGCCAGCCAGGCGGCGGTGGAGCGCAAGAAAAAGGAGGAGGAGGAGAGGGTCAATCAACGGTTAAAAAGGGAGATCGAGCTGGCCACCGATGAGATATTAAAATCCAACGAGAGCCTGAAATATTACAAGGAATACAACGACAACATTATGGCCAGCGTCAACAGCGGAGTGATAGTGGTGGATGTGGGCGGAGTCGTCACCACCTTCAACAAGGGGGCCAGCGATATCTTTCACATAGTTTCACATGCCGTGATCGGGAAAAAGCTGAACGAACACCCCCGGTTTAAGCCCATCAACGACCTGTTGATCAGAACCATGGAGACCGGGGAAAACGTCCACCGCAACGAGATCGGAGTGACCTCCTTCAGCGACAAGGAGGTTGCCGTAGGGATCTCCACCTCGCTGCTGCACAGCCAGACAGCAAGAACCAACGGCGCCATTGCCATCTTCAGCGACCTGACCAAGACCAAATCGCTGGAGGAGAGGGTCAAGCACTCCGAGAAACTGGCCGTCCTGGGTGAGATGGCGGCGGTGATGGCCCACGAGATAAGGAACCCGCTTAACTCCATCGCCGGGTTCTCCCAGCTGCTGCAGTCCCGGGTGGGGGAAGCGGACAAAAACCGCAAATACGTGGACATCATAGTTCATGAGGCCTTCAGGGTGGATACCCTGATATCCGACATCCTGGACTTTGCCCATCAGAAGAAGACCATCTGGTCGGAGTTGCGTCTGGATCTGCTGATAGATAAAGTGATCGACGCCAAAAAAGCCAGGGCGGCGGAAAAGAATATCCAGCTAGCGAAAAACATCCCCGCATCCCTGTCGGCCATTCATGGCGATGCGGTCAGGCTGGAGAGAGTCATTTTAAACCTGACCAATAACGCCATCGAGGCCATCAATGACGGCGGCCGGATTGAGATAGCGGCCATCGAGAAGACTGGCTCCGAGGGCCAGGGGGTTGAACTGACCGTATCCGATAACGGCTGCGGCATCCCGCCGGAGAATCTGGACTCCATCTTCAAACCGTTCTTTACCACCAAACAGGCCGGCACCGGGCTGGGGATGGCCATCATTCAGAAGATTATAGAAGAGCATCAGGGGCATATCAATGTGGAAAGCGAGATAGGCCGGGGGACAAAGTTCACGTTATTTTTGCCCCTGAACAAGCAGTTGGATACAGCCGAGGCAACACCAAAGTAA
- a CDS encoding sugar ABC transporter permease encodes MNKAFKKISRLSPWLFLLPTLVIVLTFRMTPMLYALWMSLFDWGLAGARKFLGLGNYIYLFSDSRFGQSLLNTVYFVLGVVPASLFIALFIAVLINQKIKATALYRTALFLPVITSTVAISLVWKWIFNPRLGLANQALSFIGVKPSLWLEEPAGIMNILLGPLGVNLPGVMAGPSLALCAIIIMSIWHSLGYNIIIFLAGLQSIPEHYYEAASLDGAGKWASFRHVTWPMLSPITFYVLLMSTITSFQVFIQIYAMQGPVGGNPLGTTRTLVYYLYEKGFSDWQMGYANAVAFVLFLIILALTIVQRKVLESKVHYQ; translated from the coding sequence ATGAATAAAGCCTTTAAGAAAATATCCCGTCTCTCTCCTTGGCTGTTCCTGCTGCCTACTCTGGTGATCGTCCTGACATTCCGGATGACCCCCATGTTGTACGCTCTATGGATGAGCCTGTTCGACTGGGGATTGGCCGGGGCCAGGAAATTTCTGGGGCTGGGAAATTATATCTACCTGTTCAGCGACAGCCGTTTCGGGCAAAGCCTTTTAAATACCGTTTACTTTGTGCTGGGAGTGGTCCCGGCCAGTCTGTTCATAGCCCTTTTTATTGCCGTTCTGATAAATCAAAAGATAAAAGCCACTGCCTTGTACCGGACGGCTCTTTTCCTGCCGGTGATAACCTCCACCGTGGCCATCTCCCTGGTCTGGAAATGGATATTCAATCCCAGATTGGGTCTGGCCAACCAGGCGCTATCCTTCATAGGCGTCAAACCTTCGCTGTGGCTGGAGGAGCCGGCTGGAATAATGAATATTCTGCTGGGCCCCCTGGGTGTCAACCTGCCGGGGGTCATGGCCGGTCCCAGCCTGGCCCTGTGCGCCATAATAATAATGAGCATCTGGCACTCATTGGGATACAATATCATCATCTTTCTGGCCGGCCTGCAGTCCATTCCCGAGCATTACTACGAGGCGGCCTCGTTAGACGGGGCGGGGAAGTGGGCCTCCTTCCGGCATGTTACTTGGCCGATGCTTTCGCCCATCACTTTCTATGTGCTGCTGATGAGCACTATCACCTCATTTCAGGTCTTCATCCAGATATATGCCATGCAGGGTCCGGTGGGAGGCAATCCGCTGGGCACCACCCGCACTTTGGTCTATTACCTCTATGAAAAGGGTTTCTCCGACTGGCAGATGGGCTATGCCAACGCGGTGGCCTTCGTGCTGTTCCTGATCATCCTGGCCCTGACCATAGTTCAGCGAAAGGTGCTGGAATCAAAGGTGCATTATCAATGA